Part of the Sodalinema gerasimenkoae IPPAS B-353 genome is shown below.
AAATCCTAGCGCCGTGATTTGTTCTTGTCAGGCCGATCAAGTGACGCCAGAGGGTCACCCCCTCCATCGCACTCCTCGTGCCGGCCCCGGGAAGGCCTTTGTGATTCCCCAGGAAGATATTCATTATGGAATGCTCCTAGAGATTGTTCCGTTTGGAACCCCAGTGCAGGTGGCGTTTAAGCGATCGGCATTCTTAGAGGTTGGGGGATGGGACTCTCAATTTGATGGAAACTGTGACGATATTGACTCTTGGATTAAAATCTCCCAGTTAGGAGATGCAATTTTCCTAAATAAATGCCTCGCCTACCGAACCATGTGGGATGGAGCCTTGAATCAAAAGCTTTCTTTACGGAAGCGACTGGAAACCAATATCTTAATGAAGAAAAAAATTTATGATTGTGTTTCCCCGCAATATCAGGAAAATATCCCAAAACTCAACCATGTTATTTCGTATTTGCGTCTTCATTGGGCAGCGGTTGCCTTCAAGCAAAAGCAGTTCAAAGAGGTTCTGCCAATCTTATCATTATCCATGTTTTGTTTTCCGGCTTGGGAGCTGTTAGTTCGAGCTATTATTTTTCGTCAAAGTCCCTGGCTTTCTCGTCCGGGTTGGTTTAGAGAGCATCCCTTTCGCTTGCCGAGCGAACCGTTGTTTTCCAATCTTAAAAAATCAGCATCTCATCCAGTCAAACTAGAAGCCAGTCGCTACAGTTTGCAGCTCCAACAAAGTTGGGTGGAATTCAAGAAGCGCCAATGGAAAACAAGCTGGATTCTTGGACGTAGTGCAATTGTGAAACTATTGCAATCTCCAATTTCTTATCATTTCTCATCCCGCTGGAATATTCGCAAGATTCCCTTGTATCAACAAGCCAATGCCAACGCCATGTTGCTTGAAGATATTTATGATATTTTGCAAAAAAAATATCAATCTGACATCCCAGATTTGAAAATTTTACAACATTATCTCCACTTACGTTGGAGCTGGGCAGCCTTGCGACAAGGGAAAGTCTGTACGAGTGTGCGTATTGCTTTTCCCGCCGTATTGAATCGCCGAGCTTGGCAGACTTGGCTAAAAATTGTACGCTTGCAACATCAACAGGAACGTCAAAACTCCGTACGACGGCGCCTGATTGATAGTCTAAAGGATCCCCATTCGGAATCTTAGAACGGGAACTATAGACGGTGTTTGGGCGCTCACAACGCCTGTGGGGACCCCGATCGCCCCTGCCGTCAGAACCTCCGGTTCAATGTCACAATGAATCCAGAGCCAACCCTGATACCCTCGTGTGATTATGTCGAACAATCGTAGCAGTAGCTTTGTCGGAGGACTGCTCATCGGCACTGCCATCGGTGCCATCAGCGGCGTTCTCTTGGCCCCCAAATCTGGGAAAGAGACTCGGCGTGTCTTGAATAAATCCCTACAGGCTATGCCTGAGTTAGCTGAAGACATCTCCTCAAATGTGCAGTTACAAGCCGATCGCCTCTCGGAAAGCAGTTTACGTAACTGGGATGCTACCCTCAAACGACTACGGGAGGCGATCGCCGCTGGCGTGGTGGCCTCTCAACTCGAACAGGAACGCCTAAACCGGGCTGATTCCGCTGAAACTCCCTCCAATTCTGTGACCGATCGCATAACACAGCCCCGTGAGTGACCCTATTTTTTGGTTAGGATTATCCGTTGGCCTCGTCGCCACCAGCCTGGTGACGGTATTGATTGCCTTACTGCCGGCAGTTGGCGAACTGCAACGAGCGGCCCGCAGTGTGGAAAAACTGGCAGATACTCTATCCCGAGACTTACCTCCAACTCTAGATGCGCTGCGTTTAACGGGGTTAGAACTGGGGGAACTCTCCGAGGATGTCAGTTCTAGCGTCAAAAATGCCTCAGATGTGGTTGAACAAGTCAATCAAAGCGTCACTGAGGTCCAGAAAGGGGCCAACTGGCTGCGAGGAACCAGTCGCAGTTTGGGCACCGGCGTGCGGACAGCCTGGACTGTTTGGCGCAATCCTTCTACACTCCATCAAGATGACTGAGGATGCTCTGGCTGACGTTACTATTGGTTCAACGCTCCCGTAGCCGTCTCGCGCCTTGTCTAGTCTGATATCGTTTTCAGCTTGTCTGTCCTCTTGATGCCCCTTGCTCCATTTCCGCCCTATGAAACCTCGCCAGCGTAAAAAGCATAAACTGAAACAGCACCGTTCCCTCTGGTTTGAAAAACTGATGGCCCTGATTGCCGTGTTAGATGTGGGCCTGGTGCTATTCGATCTGAGTTATATCTCCTGGCGGGACTTTTACTACCGCTATGGCCCTGAGGCGTTACATCAAGGGTATGACCCCGTTAAGGGAATCGAACCCCATCGAGATACGGAACAGTATCTTGATACCGTCGATGAGCTGATGGAACAAGTGGCCGCTACTGGGATTCAGTCCGATGAGGTGGTGCCGCTGTTGGAGGAACTTGGCGATCGCAGTGACATGATGGTGGACGAGAACCCCTTTCAACTGGCGGACAAAACCGGGGATCTCGAACGGATTAAAAACCGGATGCGCGATCGCCTCGATGAGGAATCGGCGAAAGACGCCTTTCGGGAATTTTGGAGTCAAGAGCACCTCACTTCAGCCTCGTGGGGGCGAGAAATGGACTTCTTCGACTCGCAAATTCGTCCTCACATCGAGATGAACTATTTTCGTTCGATTAGCATTCGAGGCACCTTTACGGATCGCTTTTGGATGATCGATGGTTGGTTTATCTTGATTTTCGGCTTAGAGTTCTTAGCCCGAACTTGGACAATTGCGCGGCGGATTAACATTCCCTGGCGCGAGGCCTGGCTGCTACGTTGGTATGATGTGTTATTCCTGATTCCCTTCTCAGGTCTGGGCTTTCCCATCTTGGCCCTGTCGCGCCTTATTCCCCTAAGCTTTCGGTTAGATGACTCCAAGTTAGTAGACCTCAAGCCCCTGCGTCGTAAAATCAATCAAGGGTTGGTCGCTGCCTTAGCGGGTGAAATCACGGAAACGGTGGTGGTTCGAGTCATTGATCGTATGCAGGATGCCATTGAAAATGATGGTGTGATCAATTTAATTAATGGGTCAGGACAAGAGTATATTGTCCTCAACAATCGCAATGAAATGGAAGTGTTATCTCAGCAACTGGTGCGGATGAGTTTGTATGAGGTCTTCCCGGAAATTAAGCCAGATTTAGAAGCCCTGCTGCTTCATAGCTTTACCAATGGCATCAAGGATATGCCCCTCTATCACAATTTACAAAATCTGCCGGGGATGAAGGATCAACCGGAACAACTCGCGCGGGAGATCATTAGCCGTGGCACGAATGAGTTTCATAATCTCCTCAAAGGCATGGTTGAAGACCCCGTGGGAGCGGAACTGTTCAATCACATGCTTGAGAACTTCACGAAAGTGATGCGCCAAGAAATTGGCAAACCGGATAATGCCAGCGAAATTCAGATCTTACTCTCAGATTTCCTAGAAGAGATGAAGATTAACTATTTCCGCCGGGAGGAGATCGAGGATATTGAGGACTTCGAGGCGATTATTGAGGAAACGCGTCAGTTGCGAGAAGCGGCTCAGAAAAAGTAAATTCGGGACGGGAGGCGGCCAGTTGACATTCTAAACAGGTCAGTTCCGTGGGCGAGAGCCAACCCCGGAGAAAGTAGTAGATGGTGAGTAGGTATTCGTCTGTGAGTTGGGTCGCTAGGGTCAGACCCTGGTAACTCGGCATCATCGCCTCTAGGGTGAAGACGGGATCTTGCGTCTGATCTGGGTCGACAAACGCCACATAATCCGTAGGACGAGGAATCACTGCCATTCCCCCTTGCACAAAGGAACTGGCACTGCGATACATCGATAAGGCTCGGCTCACCAAAATAATGGGGGAGTCGATGTTATTGTCGGCCAGCAGCTCTCGTACCCCTAAGACGCTCTGGCGTAGATTGGGGGAGGTATTGTCAACCAAAATACTGGTGCTGGGAATCCCGAGACGGCGTAGGAGTTCGGCGGCGAGTTCGGCTTCGTTGGTGGAACGGGCCGGGTCGTCTGAGTCGGGATCTGGGGGGGGAAACCGCAGGGGATTGCCACCGCTGACGATAATACGGGTGATGCCCCCGGCTTGGTAGAGTTGATTGGTATAGAGAATCAGGTTGCCGCGATCGCCCAATTGCAATTGCGATCGCCCCTCCACCTGTGGCTCCGTTGTGTCATGAGCTAATAACACGAGGGTTTCC
Proteins encoded:
- a CDS encoding glycosyltransferase family 2 protein; translated protein: MQFSIVITTYNRLAFLKRAIETSLAQSYPCEVVVIDDCSSDETQAYVENLQQQLMAEGNSRLIYHRNASNSGHSASMNAGVKWASGDWIKPLDDDDYLHPNCIRQMWHAIQKNPSAVICSCQADQVTPEGHPLHRTPRAGPGKAFVIPQEDIHYGMLLEIVPFGTPVQVAFKRSAFLEVGGWDSQFDGNCDDIDSWIKISQLGDAIFLNKCLAYRTMWDGALNQKLSLRKRLETNILMKKKIYDCVSPQYQENIPKLNHVISYLRLHWAAVAFKQKQFKEVLPILSLSMFCFPAWELLVRAIIFRQSPWLSRPGWFREHPFRLPSEPLFSNLKKSASHPVKLEASRYSLQLQQSWVEFKKRQWKTSWILGRSAIVKLLQSPISYHFSSRWNIRKIPLYQQANANAMLLEDIYDILQKKYQSDIPDLKILQHYLHLRWSWAALRQGKVCTSVRIAFPAVLNRRAWQTWLKIVRLQHQQERQNSVRRRLIDSLKDPHSES
- a CDS encoding YtxH domain-containing protein codes for the protein MSNNRSSSFVGGLLIGTAIGAISGVLLAPKSGKETRRVLNKSLQAMPELAEDISSNVQLQADRLSESSLRNWDATLKRLREAIAAGVVASQLEQERLNRADSAETPSNSVTDRITQPRE
- a CDS encoding DUF948 domain-containing protein, with protein sequence MSDPIFWLGLSVGLVATSLVTVLIALLPAVGELQRAARSVEKLADTLSRDLPPTLDALRLTGLELGELSEDVSSSVKNASDVVEQVNQSVTEVQKGANWLRGTSRSLGTGVRTAWTVWRNPSTLHQDD
- a CDS encoding YdcF family protein; amino-acid sequence: MFLVLTRVLLWLLVLIIFFYVFFRIVPKAYFTFLGGLLLAVFVILLFVDPTDRTATTAWGILSLPFKPLGIVWLLLAQALRGFKSGVISKAAQNEIRSAFILLWLFSTPFLWQWIYHNSVERQVSVLARITQGQTAETLVLLAHDTTEPQVEGRSQLQLGDRGNLILYTNQLYQAGGITRIIVSGGNPLRFPPPDPDSDDPARSTNEAELAAELLRRLGIPSTSILVDNTSPNLRQSVLGVRELLADNNIDSPIILVSRALSMYRSASSFVQGGMAVIPRPTDYVAFVDPDQTQDPVFTLEAMMPSYQGLTLATQLTDEYLLTIYYFLRGWLSPTELTCLECQLAASRPEFTFSEPLLATDAFPQ